Proteins encoded in a region of the Armatimonadota bacterium genome:
- a CDS encoding type II toxin-antitoxin system HicA family toxin, translating to MTRVPSLSYVEIIRALERDGWTGIRQRGSHIRLQKTVAGEVLRLTVPAHRPVKRSTLSHILKQARLDLDQFHRLL from the coding sequence TTGACCAGGGTCCCAAGCCTGAGCTACGTCGAGATCATCCGTGCGCTTGAGCGAGACGGCTGGACCGGAATCAGACAGCGCGGCAGCCATATCCGTCTGCAGAAGACGGTGGCCGGCGAAGTACTCAGACTGACGGTTCCTGCGCACCGGCCGGTCAAACGTTCGACGCTGTCGCATATTCTCAAGCAGGCGCGGCTTGATCTCGATCAGTTCCATAGGTTACTGTGA
- a CDS encoding bifunctional 3,4-dihydroxy-2-butanone-4-phosphate synthase/GTP cyclohydrolase II, translated as MPFATIEEAVAETAAGNFVIVVDDEDRENEGDLIMAAEFITPATVNFLETHARGMLCVPMERGRLQQLEIPLMVADNTERYHTAFTVTVDAKGVTTTGISAADQAATIRKLADPKAHADDFVRPGHVQPLMAEPGGVLHRSGHTEAALDLARLAGLRPAATICEIKNPDGGMARLPELERFGADHGFKLITIADLIQYRRRTEKLVRRLATTALPTPFGDFTAHAYESLVDTNPYLALTLGDVTRDGTLVRVHSSCVTGDVFHSRRCDCGAQLELALRMIQEEGRGVLLYVHQEGRGIGLLNKLRAYELQDCGHDTVEANELLGFPADLRDYGIGAQVLVDLGVKHIRLMTNNPKKLVGLEGYGLTIIEQVPLAVPPTAQNAPYLRTKRDKLGHQLEVE; from the coding sequence ATGCCCTTCGCAACCATCGAAGAAGCGGTGGCGGAGACCGCCGCCGGCAATTTCGTGATCGTGGTGGATGACGAGGACCGCGAGAACGAGGGCGACCTCATCATGGCCGCCGAGTTCATCACCCCCGCGACGGTCAATTTCCTGGAGACGCATGCCCGCGGCATGTTGTGCGTGCCCATGGAGCGAGGGCGGCTGCAGCAGCTCGAGATCCCCCTGATGGTGGCCGATAACACCGAGCGCTATCACACCGCCTTCACTGTCACCGTGGACGCCAAGGGCGTCACCACGACGGGCATCTCCGCCGCCGACCAGGCCGCCACCATCCGCAAGCTCGCCGACCCCAAGGCCCACGCCGACGACTTCGTGCGCCCCGGCCACGTCCAGCCGTTGATGGCCGAGCCCGGCGGGGTGCTCCACCGCTCGGGTCACACCGAGGCCGCGCTTGACCTCGCCCGCCTCGCGGGCCTGCGCCCCGCCGCCACCATCTGCGAGATCAAGAACCCCGACGGCGGCATGGCGCGCCTGCCCGAGCTGGAGCGCTTCGGCGCCGATCACGGCTTCAAGCTTATCACCATCGCCGACCTCATCCAGTACCGCCGGCGCACCGAGAAGCTCGTGCGCCGCCTCGCCACCACCGCCCTGCCGACGCCTTTCGGCGATTTCACCGCGCACGCCTACGAGTCGCTGGTGGACACGAATCCCTACCTCGCGCTGACCCTCGGCGACGTCACCCGGGACGGCACCCTGGTGCGCGTGCACTCGAGCTGCGTCACGGGCGACGTCTTTCACTCTCGCCGCTGCGACTGCGGGGCGCAGCTAGAGCTGGCGCTGCGCATGATCCAGGAGGAGGGGCGGGGGGTGCTGTTGTACGTGCACCAGGAGGGGCGCGGCATCGGTCTGTTGAACAAGCTGCGGGCCTATGAGCTGCAGGACTGCGGCCACGACACCGTCGAAGCTAATGAGCTGCTGGGGTTCCCCGCGGACTTGCGTGACTACGGCATCGGCGCGCAGGTGCTGGTGGACCTGGGGGTCAAGCACATCCGGCTCATGACCAACAACCCGAAGAAGCTGGTGGGGCTCGAGGGGTACGGCTTGACGATTATCGAGCAGGTGCCGTTGGCGGTGCCGCCGACCGCGCAAAACGCGCCTTACCTGCGCACGAAGCGCGACAAGCTCGGGCACCAACTAGAGGTGGAGTAG
- a CDS encoding riboflavin synthase, whose translation MFTGIITEIGVVGSVSRQAQGLNITIRAPQTAPRLRPGDSVAVSGVCLTAERIEGAAFVASVMAETAAKTTLGALRPGARVNLELPLTLSDFVGGHLVAGHVDGVGSVTAREEKGDSVLLSILAPRAVQPYLAPRGSVAVDGVSLTIAEAAAASFTVSLVRHTLENTTLGDLRPGAEVNLEGDLLARYLERLLQARASESGETVDVDQITLEKLGEEGYL comes from the coding sequence GTCGTTGGCAGCGTCTCGCGGCAAGCGCAGGGGCTGAATATCACCATCCGCGCGCCCCAGACCGCGCCGCGCTTGCGCCCGGGCGATAGCGTCGCCGTCAGCGGTGTCTGCCTGACCGCCGAGCGCATCGAGGGCGCCGCCTTTGTCGCCTCCGTCATGGCGGAAACGGCAGCCAAGACCACGCTGGGCGCGCTGCGTCCCGGCGCGCGAGTCAACCTGGAGCTGCCGTTGACGCTGAGCGATTTCGTCGGCGGGCACCTGGTGGCCGGGCATGTGGACGGTGTCGGCAGTGTCACCGCGCGCGAGGAGAAGGGTGACTCGGTGCTGCTGAGCATTTTGGCGCCGCGGGCGGTGCAGCCCTACCTGGCCCCCCGGGGGTCGGTAGCGGTGGATGGGGTCAGCCTGACCATCGCCGAGGCGGCCGCGGCATCGTTCACCGTCTCCCTGGTGCGGCACACGCTGGAGAACACGACCCTGGGCGACCTGCGCCCCGGCGCCGAGGTCAACCTCGAAGGCGACCTGCTGGCGCGCTACCTCGAGCGGTTGCTGCAAGCTCGCGCCAGCGAATCCGGCGAGACCGTTGACGTGGACCAGATCACCCTCGAAAAGCTGGGGGAGGAGGGGTATCTGTGA
- a CDS encoding type II toxin-antitoxin system HicB family antitoxin, whose product MVFKVVLKPSEEGGYTALVPALPGCISEGETIDEAMRNAREAIELYLEPLDDTAPAEGSLVKELTL is encoded by the coding sequence ATGGTATTCAAGGTCGTCCTGAAGCCCAGCGAGGAAGGCGGATACACGGCACTGGTGCCCGCGCTCCCGGGATGTATCAGCGAGGGCGAAACGATTGACGAGGCCATGCGCAACGCGCGCGAGGCCATCGAGCTTTACCTGGAGCCCCTTGATGACACCGCCCCGGCGGAAGGCAGCTTGGTCAAGGAACTGACCCTTTGA